ACCGAACGCGATGAATGGGATGTTCAGGCCTATTTTTGAGAACGCAGGATGTTTCCTTATAAGCAAGAATATCCAAAGTGTGATCCCTATGTGGCCGAAGATGAACATGTGCTGCTATTTAGGGATGGGTTTACTATTGTCTTTTGTGGTCAGGTGGGATCTTTGTGTGATAGGTGCTCATATAATGGGAGAACAGCAGATTTATATAATTTTGATTAATATACTAATGCATGCCATATCCAGCATTTCATCTGTCATTCTTCATTTTCTGTGTGTCCCTTGTGGGAATATTTGCAATAGCAGGAAGTGGCTTTAGAAAAGAGATGACATTTAAGGATGTAAAACACCTGAGTCTGCTGCTCTTTGTTGGTAGCGTGGGTTCGGTGTTCCCGGATGTGCCTGCGGTATGGAACTATGTTTTGCACGGAACTCTTCAGCATACCAGGATAGGTTCGGTTCCAACCCATTCATTGTTCTTTGGACTTGTGGCATTCATACTGGCATTCCTGCTAGGATATGCTGTATACAGAAATACTTCCAAAGCTTCGTCCATTGGTATCTTTGCAGAGGCTGCTTTCCTGTCACATCTTCTGCTTGATGATATTGCAGATGGCGGACTTACTTACCTGTATCCGGTCTATAATGAGCCTCTTAGTATCTTTGCTTTCATGAACGTGAGACTTTCCGGTGTGGATTTCTTCTACTATAACTTTGCCTGCTTTGTTTCTGTGTTCTTTATATTCTGTGTGATGTTCATGGCTTTGCTGGCTTTGAAGGATCTGGGCTTTGGGTTCAGGTATGAGCCTGTGGAATGAAAGGCTGTGGATGTTATTGTTTTGCGTAATCATTTCTATTTTGATGCAAAGTGACTGGTTTTTTATGGTTTTTGGATTGTGCCGCCTTCGGCGTGATGTTGCTTTGCTTTTGTGATTATTTTCGAGGTGGCCAGTTTTAAATATTATTGTGACAACAATTATTGTTATGGCAATAAAATCTGAATTCATTAATCGTACAAAAGAACTGGAGTACATCGAGAATGAATATTCTAAAGGTGATTTCAGGTTTATTTCTCTAATTGGAAGAAGGCGGCTCGGCAAAACAAGATTTATTGGAAAGTTTCTTGAGGGAAAAGAAAAGTATTGTTATATACTGATCCCTGAATTCAATGGTCCGGATACAAGGATGGAGGTTGCAAAGAGTCTGCATGAGAGTTTTGGTATAAGCTTTCTGGGTTTACCTTCGTGGGATGAGATATTTGAAAGTTTATTCTCTTTTTCTTGTGAAGAACGGATAATTGTTGTATTTGATGAGTTTCAGCGATTCTCCCGGATAGATAATAGTATTTTTTCCTATTTGCAAAAACATATTGACAGGGCAGCCTCAAATTCTAAATTGTTCCTGATGGTGTCTGGTTCTTCTATCGGTATGATGCACCAGATATTTGAGTATGCTTCTCCCTTATATGGTCGAAGAACCGGACAGATGTTTTTCGATGCTTTCACGTTTTCTGCATTGACAGACTGGTTTCCTGAGTTATCTCTGGACATGTGTGTATATATCTATTCGATATATGGCGGGACACCCAAATATCTTGAAGATGTAGAGTCTTCTGTTTTAGAAGACAATATCAAAGCTCTCCTTTCAGGAACAAGCGTGTTGTATAATGAACCTGAGGTACTACTTAAAACAGAACTCAGAGAAAGTAATACTTATTTCAATATATTGAAAAACATTGCTTCCGGCATTGTGAGGTCTTCGGAGATCGCAGAAAGTTCGGGTATTAAAAGCACTTCTATTGATTACTATCTTAATATTCTTATCAACGACCTGGATCTTGTACGTAAGGAAGTTCCGGTATGTGATAAGAACTCATCCCGTAAGGCTGTCTACTGGATAAATGACAATTTCTTCAGGTTCTGGTTCCGTTTTATATATCCATCTATCTCCGAACTGGAGATCGGAAGTTATGAAAGGGTTATGCGTAAGATCGACTCTGAGCTTGATACCTTTACAGCTCCTGTATTTGAGGATATATGTAAGCAGTTCCTTATTGAGCTGAACAGGAATGAGCTTCTTCCTTTTGTATTTGAGAAAATTGGCAGACAGTGGGGCAAGTTCAAAGGAGAGCCAGGAAAGAACGTATATGAAATAGATCTTGTTGCTATCAATTCGAACTCAAAGGAAATATTGTTAACTGAGTGTAAATGGAACAAACAGAAGGTGGGTTCGGAGGTTATAACGGAACTTCTGTATAAGGCAGAATATGTAAACTGGTATTCCCGGGAAAGAAAAGAATATTTTGCAGTGTTTTCAAGATCAGGTTTTACTTCGGCTGCGCAGTCACTTGCAAAGGAAAGGGGTGTATTGCTCTTTGATCTTGGAGATATTGGGGGTGTTATGGGTTAGCACTTCCATTGCAACTGAATATAATCATACGGGGGAATATCAAACTTTATCTATATCTTTCACTTATTCTCTTTATGTCCAAACAGATCATTGATTCTATTCACCGCTTGCTGAGGTCTGCCTCTTTATCCCTTGAAAAACAAAAGTATGACAAAGTTCTTGAGATCCTGGAAAAGGCTGAAAAACAATTAAAAGGCAAAGATGAACCTCAACTTGTCCATATGACTCTGCTGCTTAAAGGAAGGGTGTATGAGGATACTGAAAAGCTGAATGAAGCTCTGGATATTTACAAAAATGCTTTTGAGCTTTCATCAGAGTTGTTCTTTAAAGATCGTGCTGATCATACATCTCAGGAAGCTCTTGCAGATTCTATTCTTTCGGTTGCCCGCATTCTTGGGAAAATTGATGAAAATGCACTTGCTGAGGGCATTTGTGAAAATGAGAAAGCGATATTTGGGAAAATATGTGAGGAATATGCGGGGCTCTTTAGTTATAAGCCGGATGATATTGAATATTTAGCCAATTACTTAAGGATAGGTTCAGGTATTGTGTTCTGCTACATGGTGGCTCTGAGGGCTGAAAGCCAGTTACCGCTTGTACTGGATATCATGGACACCTATGGGAAGATAATAGAATTGGATCCAGATGACCCGGATATTTCCGATGGTCTGCATGCGCTGGCAGAGCAGTTTGCAGATTACTGCATGGACCATGGTCATACGGAAGAAGCAAAGCAGGTATATGGGAAATTGCAGGATATTTCTGAAAACGTTCTTAACAGCAGGCCAGATGATGACGTGCTGGTCGGTTTGATGGTGAATACATACAATCTTATGGCTTCTTTCTACGCTAAGATCAGTGAGACGGAACAAGCTTGTCAATATTATATGAAATCTCTTTCCATGCTTGATAGCCGTCTTAGCGGGGAAGATGACAATCATTTCTACCTACTTTCCCGCAGCAGAATGTTTGTGAAAATGGGGCTGCTTTTTTCAGGATCTGAAGATTACGACAAAGCAAGACTCTATTATGGGGAGGCACTGGAAGTTTTCGAAGATCTCTTTGAGTTGCCACAGAAATATGGTTTTTTATTTGATGATTATATTGAACTGCTTGAGGATATTGCGGTATTCTTTGAGGAAAACGGTCCATTCAATGAAGCGCTCAGATGCTATCTGAATGAGGTACGGGTCTTTAATTCCATGATAGAAGCAGATATAGATGTAACCGATAATAAATTGTATATTGCAGATACCTATGACCAGATAGCAAAGCTATATGGGTTTGAAGAAGATACGGAAAAAGCAAAAGAATACTTTGAAAAAGAACTGGCTGTTTATGATGAACTGCATTTGGAGGATCCGGAAGAGGCCGACTATGATATAGACATTGCACGTACTTTCGATTCCATGGGACTTCTTTACTCAGACAGTGACGAGGAGCTTGCAAAGGACTACTATCAGAAAGCTCTGGATATCTTTAAGCGTGTAGGTGCTGAGGCTCCTGGACATGTGGGAATGTTGCTGGGTAATGTAAGAACTCTGAAAAACCTTGGCAACTTCTATAATGACCGGGATCAATATGATACTGCAATTTCCTTCCTGCGCCAGGCTATTGATATTCTTGAGGAAATAGTAAAAGGCTCACCGGATAAGGGCGTGCTTTTTGTGGAACTTGGAAAGCTGTACACTGCTCTGGCTGGTATCTATGATATTACAGGGGCTGCAGCTATGTCAGGGGAATTCCACGCAAAAGCGATTGATAAGTACTCATATCTTCTTTTTGATGAAAACTGTACCCTGTATACCAGGGATCGGCTGGCAGGGGAGATCCTGCTTACAGGTAGTGTTTACATGCATGCCGAAAAATATGATGTCTCAATGTCATATCTGGAACTTTGCAACAGATATTATGAGAATATCTGCAAAAGGGATATGAGCAACATTGAAATTGTGGAGTGTCTCGCCAGGACACTGCGGCAGATAGGGTTCATTAAGTTCAGTACCGGCTTGCCGGAAGAGGCCATCAGTAAGTATGAGAGTTCTTTGGTACTTCTGGAAGTTGCAGCCAGGGATAATGCTGATGATCTGGTTATTCTGAGCAATACCGCAACGGCATATGTGTGGCTTGCAGAGGCCTACTGTGCTGTTGATAAGTTAGAGTTGTCAAAGCAGGCTTTTGAAAAGTCAATTGATACGCTGGAAGATATCCTGGCAAAATACCCGGAACAGCATTATTTATTCCTTGACCTGCAGATAAAAGCGTTTAGCGGATATGCAGATGTTCTTTCCAAGGCAGGAAAGACTGAAGAAGCTATAGTATATGATACTAAGGCCAAAGAGCTGCGCAGTGATTTTGAAAAGTTGTTTCAGGATGACGAGTGCATTAGTGATTGAACCTTCTGTATGAACCTGTAGAAATGAGGTTTATATCCAGGCATGGTCCGGATACTTAGTTATCCGGGGCCACTTCCTCTTAAAAAAAAGATTTCATGGATAAGAATACTTCTTCTAAAACTTGCTGATAAACGTATTAGATTTTAGCTAAAACTTACCGATATAACAGGTAGATTTTTACAAATCATTCGTTTGACTGGTATTGTGGACTAAAGAGTGATACTGGAGATACTCATTGATTGGAATTTCCGGGTATGGTTGCTTGAGTAGTTGTTTGAGATCAAAACTAAAGCCTAATGTTTTACTGGCAAGCCTCATGTATTTCAGTTATATTTTGATTTGCATTCAGCTGATATCTTTCTTTTTCAGTGGCATCGGACCGTGCCGCCTTTGGCGGGGCGGTTGCATTGGTTTTGCGATTTATCCAGATTTATAGATTCAGAAAAGGTTGGATAAGAATACGATGAAGCTCCTAGGACACACTGACCAGTAACAAATTAATATAGCAGAAACACTGATGAGTAATATATGCAGTATACAATAGTTCTTGAGATCGCAGAGGAAGGAGGATACACTGTCCGCTGTCTGGAACTCCCGGCAGCGATAAGTGAAGGCGATACTAAAAAAGAAGCACTGGAAAACATCAAAGAAGCCATTGAGCTTGTGCTTGAAGTTACAAAGGAGCAGGCTGGGGTTCTTGGCGAAATAACTAAGGTTGATGTTGCAAGTGCCTGAATTTCCAGTAACTTCAGGAAAGAAAGCTATTAAAGCCCTGACAAAAATGGGCTTTGTTGTTGTCAGGCAAAAAGGAAGCCACGTCTTTTTGCAGCGTGGACAGGATACTGTAACTATGCCGTTGCACAGTCCTCTTAAAAAGGGAACTCTCAACAGCGTTCTCAAACAGGGCAATGTTCCTTTGGAAGAGTTTCTGTATTATTTGAAATAATGTCAGTATTTCAACAGTCCCGCGTATTCATTGTTAGTTACTGTTACCACATTTGTTTTGTTTATTTCATTAAGTGTTGCTCTTTGAGAGGACGTGCAAGTTTTTTGTTTGAGTGAAAAGGGATCGTAGTTGTTCTACAATCTGCATGCCTGTAAAATGCATGACTACCTTTTTGACGGGTCTTTTCAAAACCAATCTTGTGTAATATCTTTTCCATCTCTTTGGCATCTACAGTGGCAACCTGGTCATACAGTTACCTCTATCTGTGAAACGCCCACAAACTCAGGGATAGAGACTTTTTCTTCGGGATCCATTTCTTCAAGACAAAGTTCGATAACCTCTTTCAACCTGACATTCAGTTCGTCAAGTGTGTCAGCCTGGGTATGAGCTCCGGGAATTCCTGGTACGATAGCAACATAGCAGCCGGTTTCAGGATCCTTCTCTATATATGCAGTATATTTAGTCATCATCTAATAACCTGTTCTTTATCTGCTTCTTTACTAGTAACTATGCTGGAATACAATATGGTCGCTCAGTAAATGAAGAATGGTTGTTTGGTGTTTTGGCTCTGTAGAAATCCTGCCATTAAAACTGAAAGGCAAGACCTTCATGAAAATTAGAATTAACCCGAAGGGTCCGGCGAAGCCGGCGTTTTCCCATCAGTCAGTACTAAATAATTGACATGTTGCAGTGGAATACTTTCTTTGCACGCCTTCTGTAGAATCCTCAGGCATGAATGCAATTTTCTCTGTGAAGGGATTGGAATGTGCCGCCTTCGGCGGATGGTTGCTTTGTTTTTAGATTGCAAATTTTTTGTGGAATTAAATTAGGCAAAGACTGTATCAGTCAAATAAACAGGATTTATGCAGAGCCGATATTTTGATTCCACTCTGATAATCTTTCTTATTTCAGTGGCATTGAAATGTGCTACCTTTAATCGTATAGTCACTTTAGTTCTGTGATAATTATTGCATACTCATCAATGTACTGAAAATTACATCAATGCCCTGCATTCTATTTCCTGCTACATTTTGCACAGATTATATTCAGAAAACTATATATTAATATAGATTATAATTATATTTGCAGGTTTTAATAAGAGGGATAAACATGAAATGCAAATTCTACGATAAGTGTGAGTACGCCAGTTCCAGTGCCATGACATGCAGCGAGGACGGCGGTGGAAGTTATTGTGGTAAGTACAGGGTGTTTGTTCTGCAGGCAAACATGACTTGTTCTTCCAGCTTATTCTCTAATTCTTTTCTTAATTTGAGGGAAATCCTTTCCTGATCTTTTCTTTTAACTTTCATTAGAAATGTCTAGTATTCTGTTATTAATGTTAATTTGATAATATAATAGTAGTTTTGTATTCTATTTTTTAGTAATTGTATATCATATATTCAGTTCTTTTTTGATATTTTGGTTGTAAATCTGTTATTCATATAGAACAATTTGATAACTGTGTATATGTGTTCATTTTACTTTTAAAATCTAGAAAATCAATTGTTCATTAAAAACCGCGCTGTTTAATATCGGTTTTGATATTCAGTTTGTATTATATTTATTAAAAATATACATTTTGCGTGTATATTTTTTAGAAAGTTTTATATTAAATAAACAATGTTAATGGTGATTGGATGAGTGTTACAGTATATACAATGATGTTTGCATATAAGCAGCTCTTTAGCGCATGCTGTGAACATAATACGGAAAAGTGGTACTAAAATGACTATAGTTGCTGTGATCCCTGCATTTAATGAGGAAATTGCTATTGGGAGCGTTATTGCTCGATCGAGGCAATATGTTGATGAAGTTCTAGTTGTTGATGATGGCAGTGTAGATTGCACTGCAAAAATTGCAGAATTGATGGGCGCAACTGTTATTCGCCATGAGCAGAATTCTGGAAAAGGAGTGGCCCTTCGCACTGCTTTCAGGTGGGCTCAGCATAATGATGTAGATGTAGTGGTTACTCTTGATGCAGATGGGCAACACAACCCTGATGAGATCAGTGGTGTGCTGGCCCCGATTCTGGAGGAGGATGCCGATGTTGTAAATGGTGCACGCTTTCTTGATGGACATTGCATCGATGTTCCAAAATACCGTAGAGTAGGACAGGAAGTTCTTACGTTTGCTACTAATATCACATGTGATGTAAAATTGAATGATTCACAAAGTGGTTTCAGGGCATTTAGCAAAAAAACATTTGGTGTTTTCAAGTTTAGCGATGAAGGGATGGGTGTTGAATCTGAAATGATCTCAGATGCAGCTGCTGCAGGCTTTAAGATAGTTGAAGTTCCGATCAGTTGCAGATACGATGTGGATGGTTCATCTCTTAACCCGGTAAAGCATGGATTTTCCGTATTGAATTGTATTGTAAACCAGTTTCAGAGAAAACATCCATTGTTGTATTTTGGTTTACCGGGTGTTGCACTCACAGTTGTAGGATTATTTTTAGGTTTTTGGACTGTTTATGGGTACAAAGTAGGAGATTCATTCTGGATAGGTAAGTCTCTATTGGCCATGACTTTTATTCTGCTTGGAACATTCAGCATTTTCAGTGGCCTAATCTTGAATTCTCTGGCTCTTCACATTAATCAAATAAGCAAGAAGGATGTGTAAGAATAATACTAAGTGCGGTTGTAAGTGCTTTTTCATTAGTCAGGATCGGTGACTTAATTGATTTACTAGATGGTTTATCAAGACAGACCTACGGGGATTTTGAAGTAATTGTTGTTATTGATGAAAGTGAAGAGTTATTTTCAAAAATTAATGACTACATTAAAATAAACAACTATGATAATGTGATCACATTATTTAATCCTGAAAACAAAGGTTTATCGTACAGCAGGAATTTAGGTTTAAGTAAAGCTAACGGTGAGATCATAGCTTTTATAGATGATGATGCTGTTCCTTATCCTTATTGGGCAAAATCAATAATTGAAACTTTTGAGACCGATGATAATATAGGGGCAGCAACTGGTGATATTGTTCCTCTTTGGGAAAATGAAAGTATGTCCTGGTTTCCATATGAACTCCGTTGGATGATAAGCTGTTCGTATGTGATGACTCCTTCCTCTAAACAAGAAGTCGAACGTGGTTTTGGTACAAACATGGTTTTTAGAAAAATTGTGTTTGAAAAAATGGGTGTTTTCGATACAAACTTTGGTATAAATGGCAAAAAATGGGTTGGTGGTGAAGATACTGACATGTTTTTGCGTGTCAAAAAACTTGGAATGCAAGTTATTTTCAATCCTGATATAAGGATTCATCACAAAATATATTCTCACAGAATTTATCTAAAGAATATCATGAAAAGAGCATATAATGGTGGTTATTCTGTTGCCTTGATGAAAAAACGTGTTAATTATGAACTAAGTGATTCAACAGAAAACAAATATCTGGGTAAATTATGCAAATATGGACTAAAATCACTTTTTGGAACCTTTAGTTTGAAACCCTTGATTCCTTTCAAACAATTTATATACGTGAGTTCTGTTCTTACGTTTGAATTTGTTGGTTTTTCAGTTGGTTACTTTGAAAAATAAAGTTGGTATAGGTTTGTATGTTGGTGCAAAATGGGTATTTAAATAATGAGTATGTAACCAAAGGAAAACTGATGTTAATTTTATTTAACATTGGTGTAATTTTTTTGTCAATGACTTATTATTTTGCATATAATGGTCATTTTTATAGCATTCTTTTTTGGTTCTCGGTTTTGTTTATATGTTTGCCAACTTTTATAGTAGCATTAGTTGCGGAGTATTCGTTTAAATATAAACTTTTTTTTATACTGCTGTTCAATCTTTCTTTGTTTATGTTGCGTATACTTCCGAGTACTTCTCATTTTCATTTTGCAGATGAGTTGGCATTAGTTGAATCTACACAATTAATATATGAAACCGGTTTTTTAAATATAACCCCTCATTTTGAAATTCTAAAATATTATCCTTCTTTACAATTAGTTAATGTTTTTATTCAATGGATTACAAATTTATCCCTTACTAATGCTGGAAGAATAGCAATTATGTTCATACATGTATTGAATATTTTGTTTGTTTATATTATTATGTATGGTATGACTAAATCAGGCGTAATTTCATCAATTGGGTCAATTGTTTATGCTACAAATCCATTGCATGTGTTTTTTCATACTCTTTTTAGTTATGAAACACTTGGAATCCTTTTTTTTGTAATTCTTGTATATATCTTACTTAAAAGTGAAAATCAAAAGTCACTGACTATGTCTTTTCTAAGTATAATGGTATTGATCACGTTAACCATTACTCATCATTTATCATCCATTTTATTCATTCTTTTTATTACTATATTAGCAACAGTCAGGCTTATAATGTCATTAAAATATGGAGTGAGCACACAAAGAAATCAGTATAATTTTCTTTTTCTTGCAACAACTACCATTTTTTTCTGGATAATATATGTGTCAAAAACGGCATTTGTTTACCTCTCACAAAACATTGTTTTGAGAATAAAAGCTCTTCTTGAATTATCATTTCTTGGAGGAGGTACTTCTATTTCGTCTTCATCTCTTTCAAGTTCCAATCTAAGTTTCATCGAATATTTTTTGGATACTTTCGTTTATATTCCTGCTTTACTTTTATTTTGTTTTGTAGGCTATTATTTTGTACTTAGGAACCACTGGGAAAAATCTGTTTTTCAAATATCATTTATTATATTTGGGCCCGTTCTCTTTTTGGCCACTTTATTTATGATTCCAACATCAGGATTTGAAATTGCTGTTAGGTTTTGGGGTTTTCTTTTCTTAGGTGTTTCTCTTTTTGTTGCATATGGCTTTGTTTATCTATACAAATTTACAAACTTCAAGAGGGATTATGTTAAATTATTATCGTTAGTATTAGTTTTTTTAATCTTTTTAGGGGGCATAAGTATAGGTGATAAACCGATTCACCGTGTACCTGATCTACTTTCTCCAAGTATGGCATCAGGCTCAGGTACTATCAGTACTGATGTTCTGATTGCAGCAGATTGGTTTGAGGCTCATTTTGGAAGATATAATAATATGTTAGGTGAAAAGACATCTTCATTAATATTCGAAAGAATTTCGCATCAAAATGTTGATAGGTGGAATTCCTGGAAAGTATTTCTTCCATCAAACATGGATTCCAATATCTCAGAATACCTCATGAATCATAATATGAAGTATATTATAGTGGACTGGAGAATAATTGACAGGCCTGCTGAGTATGGTTATTATTTTGATAATAAGAATAAATATTCATCAGAATATCCTGTATATGGGTCAAAAGAGTTTCTTCCAGGTGAGTCCCTTCATAAATTTGAAAATAGTAGTGAATTCTCGAAGTTTTATTCTAACGGCAACATTGCACTATATAGTTTCAAGGTGATTACTTGAATGAAAAAAAGATTTTAATTATCAATTATTTTGGTACCCAAAATAAAGGGGATATAGCAATTCTTTTAGGGATGCTTGAGAGTTTCAAGAAATTGTCTGTAAGATCAAGTATCAGTGTGCTATCTCATGATCCAAAAGACACTGAAATGTATACCAATGGCTTTAAACTTAATATTATTGAACGTATCATCAAACGAAAGGAAAACAATACCAATCGTTTTTTCTGGATTGCTTCTATTTGTTTCTGGATAGTCCAAATAATTGTCTGGTTATTGTTCCAAAAATTAGGTGTGGATATTAAGTCTCTTTTCAGCAAAGATAAAAAAGCGATTCTTTCAGAGTATCTTGAATCTGATCTGATAGTTAGTAGTGGTGGTGGATATTTACATGACAATCATGTATCTGCTCTTTTTCTGGCATTATTATCCATATTTGTTGCAACATCGTTAAAGAAAAAAGTAGTATTATATTCCCAGTCAATTGGGCCAATAAATAAAAATCTCTATCGTCCATTTGTAAGGTCCGTTTTAAATAAAGTGGATCTTATCCTTGTAAGGGAGAAAATTTCTGAAGAATTTTTAGATGAAATATGGGTGAATAAACCGGACATTATTGTTACAGGAGATGCTGCATTTGTTTATTCTTCAATGTCTGATGATGA
The sequence above is a segment of the uncultured Methanolobus sp. genome. Coding sequences within it:
- a CDS encoding metal-dependent hydrolase; the protein is MPYPAFHLSFFIFCVSLVGIFAIAGSGFRKEMTFKDVKHLSLLLFVGSVGSVFPDVPAVWNYVLHGTLQHTRIGSVPTHSLFFGLVAFILAFLLGYAVYRNTSKASSIGIFAEAAFLSHLLLDDIADGGLTYLYPVYNEPLSIFAFMNVRLSGVDFFYYNFACFVSVFFIFCVMFMALLALKDLGFGFRYEPVE
- a CDS encoding ATP-binding protein — encoded protein: MAIKSEFINRTKELEYIENEYSKGDFRFISLIGRRRLGKTRFIGKFLEGKEKYCYILIPEFNGPDTRMEVAKSLHESFGISFLGLPSWDEIFESLFSFSCEERIIVVFDEFQRFSRIDNSIFSYLQKHIDRAASNSKLFLMVSGSSIGMMHQIFEYASPLYGRRTGQMFFDAFTFSALTDWFPELSLDMCVYIYSIYGGTPKYLEDVESSVLEDNIKALLSGTSVLYNEPEVLLKTELRESNTYFNILKNIASGIVRSSEIAESSGIKSTSIDYYLNILINDLDLVRKEVPVCDKNSSRKAVYWINDNFFRFWFRFIYPSISELEIGSYERVMRKIDSELDTFTAPVFEDICKQFLIELNRNELLPFVFEKIGRQWGKFKGEPGKNVYEIDLVAINSNSKEILLTECKWNKQKVGSEVITELLYKAEYVNWYSRERKEYFAVFSRSGFTSAAQSLAKERGVLLFDLGDIGGVMG
- a CDS encoding tetratricopeptide repeat protein — translated: MSKQIIDSIHRLLRSASLSLEKQKYDKVLEILEKAEKQLKGKDEPQLVHMTLLLKGRVYEDTEKLNEALDIYKNAFELSSELFFKDRADHTSQEALADSILSVARILGKIDENALAEGICENEKAIFGKICEEYAGLFSYKPDDIEYLANYLRIGSGIVFCYMVALRAESQLPLVLDIMDTYGKIIELDPDDPDISDGLHALAEQFADYCMDHGHTEEAKQVYGKLQDISENVLNSRPDDDVLVGLMVNTYNLMASFYAKISETEQACQYYMKSLSMLDSRLSGEDDNHFYLLSRSRMFVKMGLLFSGSEDYDKARLYYGEALEVFEDLFELPQKYGFLFDDYIELLEDIAVFFEENGPFNEALRCYLNEVRVFNSMIEADIDVTDNKLYIADTYDQIAKLYGFEEDTEKAKEYFEKELAVYDELHLEDPEEADYDIDIARTFDSMGLLYSDSDEELAKDYYQKALDIFKRVGAEAPGHVGMLLGNVRTLKNLGNFYNDRDQYDTAISFLRQAIDILEEIVKGSPDKGVLFVELGKLYTALAGIYDITGAAAMSGEFHAKAIDKYSYLLFDENCTLYTRDRLAGEILLTGSVYMHAEKYDVSMSYLELCNRYYENICKRDMSNIEIVECLARTLRQIGFIKFSTGLPEEAISKYESSLVLLEVAARDNADDLVILSNTATAYVWLAEAYCAVDKLELSKQAFEKSIDTLEDILAKYPEQHYLFLDLQIKAFSGYADVLSKAGKTEEAIVYDTKAKELRSDFEKLFQDDECISD
- a CDS encoding type II toxin-antitoxin system HicB family antitoxin → MQYTIVLEIAEEGGYTVRCLELPAAISEGDTKKEALENIKEAIELVLEVTKEQAGVLGEITKVDVASA
- a CDS encoding type II toxin-antitoxin system HicA family toxin, coding for MPEFPVTSGKKAIKALTKMGFVVVRQKGSHVFLQRGQDTVTMPLHSPLKKGTLNSVLKQGNVPLEEFLYYLK
- a CDS encoding type II toxin-antitoxin system HicA family toxin; amino-acid sequence: MEKILHKIGFEKTRQKGSHAFYRHADCRTTTIPFHSNKKLARPLKEQHLMK
- a CDS encoding type II toxin-antitoxin system HicB family antitoxin, coding for MMTKYTAYIEKDPETGCYVAIVPGIPGAHTQADTLDELNVRLKEVIELCLEEMDPEEKVSIPEFVGVSQIEVTV
- a CDS encoding glycosyltransferase family 2 protein yields the protein MTIVAVIPAFNEEIAIGSVIARSRQYVDEVLVVDDGSVDCTAKIAELMGATVIRHEQNSGKGVALRTAFRWAQHNDVDVVVTLDADGQHNPDEISGVLAPILEEDADVVNGARFLDGHCIDVPKYRRVGQEVLTFATNITCDVKLNDSQSGFRAFSKKTFGVFKFSDEGMGVESEMISDAAAAGFKIVEVPISCRYDVDGSSLNPVKHGFSVLNCIVNQFQRKHPLLYFGLPGVALTVVGLFLGFWTVYGYKVGDSFWIGKSLLAMTFILLGTFSIFSGLILNSLALHINQISKKDV
- a CDS encoding glycosyltransferase, whose translation is MVVIDESEELFSKINDYIKINNYDNVITLFNPENKGLSYSRNLGLSKANGEIIAFIDDDAVPYPYWAKSIIETFETDDNIGAATGDIVPLWENESMSWFPYELRWMISCSYVMTPSSKQEVERGFGTNMVFRKIVFEKMGVFDTNFGINGKKWVGGEDTDMFLRVKKLGMQVIFNPDIRIHHKIYSHRIYLKNIMKRAYNGGYSVALMKKRVNYELSDSTENKYLGKLCKYGLKSLFGTFSLKPLIPFKQFIYVSSVLTFEFVGFSVGYFEK
- a CDS encoding polysaccharide pyruvyl transferase family protein; the encoded protein is MNEKKILIINYFGTQNKGDIAILLGMLESFKKLSVRSSISVLSHDPKDTEMYTNGFKLNIIERIIKRKENNTNRFFWIASICFWIVQIIVWLLFQKLGVDIKSLFSKDKKAILSEYLESDLIVSSGGGYLHDNHVSALFLALLSIFVATSLKKKVVLYSQSIGPINKNLYRPFVRSVLNKVDLILVREKISEEFLDEIWVNKPDIIVTGDAAFVYSSMSDDEVENTVETEKIDRSKFNVGITVRHWHFPTFSNSDEMYNNYKQVIAQISDYVIEKYDAEITFIPMIMRDTFNDERLIAEEIISKMRCPEKARVIYNEYSPLAIRHIIGSMDLLIGTRFHSAIFAFTMRVPSIVIQYEHKAGGIMQMMGLDKYLYDINSLDADTMKDAIDEIILKKKDVSMLIDEKVLLMDKLSAENISVINNYFFN